In the genome of Ignavibacteria bacterium, one region contains:
- a CDS encoding PorV/PorQ family protein, which produces MKKKVLITLLLLIGIGSNYSNAQLDRSTTKVATTAAQFLKIGAGARAIGMAGAFSAMENDIYSIYWNPAGVSRIYGTGAVAFNHANWLADMAYDFAALTINIGDLGTLGFSFTSFRVPEDKVRTFENPEGDGRVWDASSLALGLTYARNLTDNFSIGFTAKYIREAIWNMSANTFAIDVGTMYTTPFNGLKIGASITNFGTKMRLDGRDIYINVDPNSNPNSGANNVPAEYRMNYYDIPLTFRIGLGMDIIRTNLFTATAAIDAVHPNDNTEYVNSGIEFNFNRMIFARIGYKSLFMRDSEQGLTFGFGVSYPIVNDIGLSFNYGYADFNRLKNVQFFDLTIQF; this is translated from the coding sequence ATGAAGAAAAAAGTTTTAATAACTCTGCTTCTATTAATTGGCATTGGAAGTAATTATTCCAATGCTCAGCTCGATAGGAGCACAACCAAAGTTGCAACAACTGCAGCTCAATTTCTGAAAATAGGTGCAGGCGCTCGTGCAATCGGAATGGCTGGTGCATTTTCTGCTATGGAAAATGATATTTATTCTATTTATTGGAATCCTGCCGGTGTATCAAGAATTTATGGTACAGGTGCAGTCGCTTTCAATCACGCAAACTGGCTTGCAGATATGGCTTATGATTTTGCAGCATTAACGATCAATATCGGAGATCTCGGAACGCTTGGATTTAGTTTTACATCATTCAGAGTACCTGAGGATAAAGTCCGTACGTTTGAAAATCCCGAGGGAGATGGAAGAGTTTGGGATGCAAGCTCGCTTGCTCTTGGTTTGACCTATGCAAGAAATCTTACAGATAACTTCTCTATTGGATTCACTGCAAAATATATTCGTGAAGCAATATGGAATATGTCTGCTAATACATTTGCGATAGATGTCGGGACGATGTACACGACTCCGTTCAACGGGTTGAAAATCGGTGCAAGCATCACCAACTTTGGTACAAAGATGCGGCTCGATGGGAGAGATATTTACATTAATGTTGATCCAAACTCAAATCCAAACTCCGGTGCGAACAATGTGCCTGCAGAGTACAGAATGAATTACTATGACATTCCATTGACCTTTAGGATCGGTTTGGGAATGGATATTATTCGAACTAATTTATTCACAGCGACTGCGGCTATTGATGCAGTTCATCCAAACGATAATACTGAATATGTTAACTCCGGTATCGAATTCAATTTTAATAGAATGATCTTTGCACGAATCGGTTATAAATCACTGTTTATGCGCGACAGTGAACAAGGATTAACATTCGGATTCGGTGTTTCATATCCAATCGTAAACGATATTGGATTGTCCTTCAATTATGGTTATGCTGACTTTAATAGATTGAAAAATGTGCAATTTTTTGATCTGACGATACAATTCTAA